The Iamia sp. SCSIO 61187 genomic sequence CGAGCCGCAGTGTGTTCTCGAGGCGGTCGAGCGCGCCGGGCTCGGCCAGGATCTCGAGCACCACGTAGAAGCCCGTGCTCTTGTGGTCGATCTCGTACGCGAAGCGCCGAGTCCCCCACTTGTCGGTCGTGGCGGTCTCGCCGCCGGCTTCGGTGATCTGCGCGTGGATCCGGTTGATCCCTTGCTGCACCGTGGATTCATCGAGGTCACCGTCGAAGATGACCATCAGCTCGTACGCTCGCATGGCGAGTCAGCACCTCCCTCTGGACCCGGGCGACCGGGGCGCCGGTCGGTCCGGCGCAGGGTTCGTTTGGAACCGCGCGATGCTAGGGGCCGCCGGGCCGCGACGCGAAGTCCGCCTCCGCCGGTGCGTCCCGCCGGGGGCGCCGTCCTCCGCCTGGGGCGGTCCGATCCTGTCCATGGGCCCATCATGCGCGAGGGGTGCGACAGTGGAGCGGCGGGAGGCGGCGCCGGGGTCGGGTGGGGTCAGTCCGCGGCCGTCCGCGGCGAGCAGGCGCCGCCCACCTCGAGGCGGGCGTCGGAGCCCTCGGCGAGGCCCAGGGGGGCGAGGCCGCCCTGCTCGACCTCGAGGGCCATCCGGTAGGGCCCCTCGGCCGGGTAGGACGGGCAGGCGTCCTCGGCCGGCGGGCAGGGGTCCATGTCGGCGGTGCTGACCACGGCGCCGTCGGCGTCGAGGTAGGCGATCGACAGCGGGAGGAGGGTGTCCTCCATCCAGAACCCGCCCTCGGCCTCGTCGTCGAACCGGAAGAGCATCCCGTCGTAGCCGCCGAGGTCGGTGACCTCCATCAGGCCGCGCTGGCGCTGGGCCGGGGTGTCGGCCACCAGCACGCACAGCACGACGG encodes the following:
- a CDS encoding DUF192 domain-containing protein encodes the protein MIHRRRRRRGGLLAVLVVSILLGACGGDGSAADDTPSTTTERDDSGTTPLSTSGPAPADATLPPVEGPFAEGRTQIPGFGEVEVRIVDGPDGEPVVLCVLVADTPAQRQRGLMEVTDLGGYDGMLFRFDDEAEGGFWMEDTLLPLSIAYLDADGAVVSTADMDPCPPAEDACPSYPAEGPYRMALEVEQGGLAPLGLAEGSDARLEVGGACSPRTAAD
- the rpsF gene encoding 30S ribosomal protein S6 translates to MRAYELMVIFDGDLDESTVQQGINRIHAQITEAGGETATTDKWGTRRFAYEIDHKSTGFYVVLEILAEPGALDRLENTLRLADDVVRHKLIRLPDGEAARRGLMGEQAAPAAAEA